Proteins co-encoded in one Papaver somniferum cultivar HN1 chromosome 5, ASM357369v1, whole genome shotgun sequence genomic window:
- the LOC113282734 gene encoding uncharacterized protein LOC113282734 yields MDNGDVDKRIRPLDLGMLPPWEITVTLADGGKQNIKIPYSEGTHAVGLPLGSDVPNVIASNYKTLLCMVNGMTSIISNPTLKLEQQQKVAACHLDNLNRFRFEELTCTVGAGMAVPQAPVSPSKKRKLSTEVSGPCDTQEVCLEKPEHLPPPTSNDKPTIPALLVQESMIEENIDESDDLTLTRVKRLRGENVSTIASLTCSDAHTEKVEFNGGVASWEPF; encoded by the exons ATGGATAATGGGGATGTGGACAAAAGAATTCGTCCTTTAGATCTGGGGATGTTACCTCCTTGGGAGATCACTGTTACCCTTGCTGATGGTGGGAAGCAAAATATCAAAATCCCGTACTCGGAGGGTACCCATGCTGTTGGTCTCCCCCTTGGTTCGGATGTTCCTAAT GTGATTGCATCCAACTACAAAACCTTGCTGTGTATGGTAAACGGCATGACTTCCATTATATCTAATCCAACTCTAAAGTTAGAACAACAACAGAAAGTTGCTGCTTGCCATTTGGACAATTTGAATCGCTTCCGCTTTGAGGAGTTGACATGCACAGTAGGTGCTGGTATGGCAGTTCCTCAG GCTCCTGTTTCTCCATCCAAAAAGAGGAAGCTGAGTACGGAGGTTTCTGGCCCTTGTGATACACAGGAAGTTTGTCTTGAGAAACCTGAGCACCTGCCTCCACCAACATCCAATGATAAGCCAACCATCCCTGCTCTTCTGGTCCAAGAATCTATGATAGAAGAGAATATAGATGAGTCAGATGACTTGACCCTTACCAGAGTCAAGCGTTTGCGAGGCGAAAATGTTTCTACAATTGCATCACTTACTTGTTCTGATGCGCACACTGAGAAGGTTGAATTCAATGGAGGGGTTGCCAGTTGGGAACCCTTTTGA